A window of the Bdellovibrio sp. ZAP7 genome harbors these coding sequences:
- a CDS encoding arsenate reductase ArsC, with the protein MKILFLCVANSARSQLAEGLAKSIFGDKAEIESAGSQPSGKVQPYAIEVLKEVGIDISKNYSKFYDELSPKFFVNLDYVITLCAEEVCPVLSSAKAKKLHWPIPDPASAPEDKKLEAFRSARDSIRSKLEDFSKLHF; encoded by the coding sequence ATGAAAATACTTTTTTTATGTGTAGCGAATTCAGCCCGTAGTCAACTTGCAGAGGGTCTTGCGAAATCTATCTTCGGCGACAAAGCAGAAATCGAAAGTGCAGGGTCTCAACCGAGCGGCAAAGTTCAGCCTTATGCCATTGAAGTTTTAAAAGAAGTCGGCATTGATATTTCAAAAAACTATTCTAAATTTTACGATGAACTGTCTCCAAAGTTTTTTGTCAATTTAGACTATGTCATTACCTTATGCGCAGAAGAGGTGTGTCCAGTGCTGTCCTCCGCGAAAGCTAAAAAACTTCATTGGCCAATTCCCGACCCCGCCTCAGCACCAGAAGATAAAAAATTGGAAGCATTTAGATCAGCAAGAGATTCCATACGCTCTAAGCTGGAGGATTTCTCTAAGCTGCATTTTTAA
- a CDS encoding metal-sensitive transcriptional regulator → MKKANNKSLHPDHGVHKKRLNRVRGQIDGIEKMIDERRYCPDILIQLRAAAKALESIEAEIMQKHIHGCVKTAIKSRDENAVTEKIDEIMMLVKR, encoded by the coding sequence TTGAAAAAAGCAAACAACAAATCTCTTCATCCTGATCATGGTGTTCACAAGAAACGTTTAAATCGAGTCCGTGGACAAATAGATGGTATCGAAAAGATGATTGATGAAAGACGCTATTGTCCTGATATTTTAATCCAACTGCGGGCTGCCGCTAAGGCTCTGGAATCCATCGAGGCGGAAATTATGCAAAAGCATATTCATGGTTGTGTGAAGACCGCAATTAAATCTCGTGATGAAAATGCCGTAACAGAAAAAATTGATGAAATAATGATGCTCGTTAAGAGATAG
- a CDS encoding efflux RND transporter permease subunit, which translates to MLDKVIKYALTHRLLVIAFTALVLVYGVWALITLPVDVFPDLNRPTVNIMTEAPGLAPEEVETLVTFPLETALNGLPGVQRVRSSSAVGLSVIYIEFDWGTDIYRNRQMVQEKIALAKEKLPKNATPIMGPIASIMGEIQLIGLSSPDGTVSPLELRTIADWTLRPRLMSIPGVTQVIAIGGGVRQFQILISAEKIQKFQLALDDIEHNLSDLSINSTGGFINIGAQEYLIRNLGAVRSLDDIQNSFVGMHLGRPVRVKDIAEVQEGPQVKRGDASVNGKASVIMTIQKQPGASTIDLTKDIDKALKELSIGLPKGVKIELDLFKQSRFIENSIHNVKEALRDGVILVLIVLLLFLMNLRTTAITMTAIPLSFVLTAIVFKIFGLSVNTMTLGGLAVAIGELVDDAIVDVENVYRRLRENKLLAKPKNTLKVIFEASSEVRNSIVIATLIVCLVFVPLFSMGGIEGRLFAPLGISYIISLLASMIISLTVTPVLCSYLLSKGELLEHKDGALVRKLKQWDTQILNRSLAHPKIILGVTTALFICAVFLTTFIGRDFLPHFNEGTATITVVATPGISLEESDRLGKKAEELIMKSPEVTSVSRRTGRAEQDEHAEGVHYSEIDVDFKEEGRPRNQVLTEIRRNLSELQGVAVNVGQPISHRLDHLLSGVRAQIAIKIFGPDLSTLRAKASEVQQSLKDVPGLVDLQIEQQVLIPQVKVQLLRDEASKFGVSVGDLAQLLEKALQGEVVGQILEGQKTVDAFMRFDEKSRSNLDLIKRTPLKTLPDGTKVRVEMIADVYETSGPNIINRENAQRRIVVQANSSGRDLESVMADIQSKIKDKVEVPSGYFINYGGQFESQQQASRLMILLGFLSVISVFVILYAHFKSSFISFQVMLNIPMAFIGGVVAILITDGTISIASLVAFVTLCGIASRNGIMMISHYLHLMKHEGEGFTKEMVIRGSLERLVPVLMTALTAILGLLPLVLSKGEPGKEILHPVAVVIVGGLISSTLLDMFVTPTVFYHFGKKSAFKYLKTTDEVSIFESKET; encoded by the coding sequence ATGCTCGATAAAGTCATAAAATATGCCCTGACTCATAGACTGCTTGTTATTGCTTTCACGGCATTAGTTTTGGTGTACGGAGTATGGGCTCTAATAACTCTTCCGGTGGATGTTTTCCCAGATTTAAATAGACCCACAGTAAATATCATGACCGAGGCCCCTGGCCTTGCCCCCGAAGAGGTTGAAACCTTGGTGACGTTTCCCCTTGAAACCGCACTGAATGGTCTTCCCGGGGTACAGCGAGTTCGCTCCAGTTCTGCAGTCGGATTAAGTGTTATTTATATCGAGTTTGACTGGGGAACAGATATCTACCGCAATAGACAAATGGTCCAAGAGAAAATAGCTCTAGCTAAAGAAAAGCTTCCAAAAAATGCGACACCTATTATGGGACCGATCGCCTCGATCATGGGAGAAATACAGCTTATTGGTCTTAGTTCTCCAGATGGCACCGTCAGTCCACTTGAGTTGAGAACGATCGCAGATTGGACATTGCGCCCTCGCCTCATGAGTATCCCAGGAGTTACGCAGGTAATCGCAATTGGCGGAGGCGTGAGACAATTTCAAATTCTTATCTCAGCCGAAAAAATTCAAAAATTTCAGTTAGCCCTAGATGATATCGAACACAATCTTTCAGATCTTAGTATTAATTCCACCGGCGGCTTCATAAATATTGGCGCTCAGGAGTATTTGATTAGAAACCTTGGGGCAGTTCGCAGTCTAGATGACATTCAAAATTCTTTTGTGGGCATGCACCTAGGCAGACCCGTCCGAGTAAAAGATATTGCGGAAGTTCAAGAAGGGCCGCAGGTCAAACGAGGAGATGCCAGTGTAAATGGCAAGGCTTCAGTTATCATGACCATTCAAAAACAACCTGGCGCAAGCACAATTGATTTAACGAAAGATATAGATAAAGCATTAAAGGAACTCTCGATAGGCCTACCCAAAGGAGTCAAAATTGAGCTCGACCTCTTTAAACAATCTCGCTTTATCGAAAACTCGATCCATAACGTTAAAGAGGCTCTTCGTGACGGCGTCATTCTCGTTCTGATTGTGCTTTTATTATTTCTGATGAATTTGCGAACGACGGCTATAACTATGACGGCGATTCCTCTTTCATTTGTTTTAACAGCTATCGTTTTTAAAATATTCGGACTTTCCGTCAACACCATGACACTTGGGGGACTCGCCGTCGCAATTGGCGAGCTCGTTGATGACGCTATCGTTGACGTCGAAAATGTATACCGCAGACTTCGCGAAAATAAGTTGCTCGCAAAACCAAAGAATACGCTCAAAGTTATTTTCGAAGCATCTAGTGAAGTCAGAAATTCAATTGTAATTGCAACTCTTATTGTCTGTTTAGTTTTCGTTCCACTTTTCAGCATGGGAGGAATCGAGGGTCGGCTTTTCGCGCCTCTCGGGATTTCATATATTATTTCACTTCTGGCTTCGATGATCATTTCTCTCACTGTGACGCCAGTTCTGTGTTCATACCTATTATCAAAAGGCGAACTCTTAGAACACAAGGACGGCGCTTTAGTTCGAAAGCTTAAGCAATGGGACACTCAGATTCTTAACCGATCCTTAGCACATCCAAAAATTATTTTAGGCGTAACAACTGCCTTGTTTATTTGCGCAGTTTTTCTAACCACATTCATTGGCAGAGACTTCCTACCTCATTTCAATGAAGGCACGGCGACTATAACAGTAGTTGCTACTCCGGGAATTTCTCTTGAGGAATCAGATCGTCTTGGCAAAAAAGCAGAAGAATTAATCATGAAAAGTCCGGAAGTAACTTCTGTGTCACGTAGAACTGGGCGCGCCGAGCAAGATGAGCACGCAGAGGGCGTTCACTACTCTGAAATTGATGTCGACTTTAAGGAAGAGGGACGCCCCAGAAATCAAGTGCTTACCGAAATTCGTAGAAATTTATCTGAACTTCAAGGCGTTGCGGTTAATGTTGGGCAGCCTATATCTCATCGACTAGATCACCTTTTATCGGGCGTCCGGGCGCAAATCGCTATAAAAATCTTTGGACCAGATCTTTCCACACTTCGCGCAAAGGCCAGCGAAGTTCAACAGTCTTTAAAAGACGTGCCAGGGTTAGTCGATTTACAAATCGAACAGCAGGTTTTAATTCCTCAAGTCAAGGTTCAACTTTTGAGAGATGAAGCCTCTAAGTTTGGTGTTTCTGTAGGAGATTTAGCACAGCTTTTAGAAAAAGCTCTTCAGGGAGAAGTGGTTGGTCAAATTCTCGAGGGGCAAAAGACTGTAGATGCGTTTATGAGATTTGATGAAAAATCTCGATCTAACTTGGATCTTATTAAACGAACCCCTCTTAAAACACTTCCAGATGGAACAAAAGTTCGCGTCGAAATGATAGCGGACGTCTATGAAACTTCAGGTCCAAATATTATTAACAGAGAAAATGCTCAACGGCGTATCGTCGTCCAAGCTAATTCGTCAGGTCGGGATCTGGAAAGCGTTATGGCTGACATTCAATCTAAAATTAAAGATAAAGTTGAAGTCCCATCTGGCTACTTCATTAATTACGGTGGACAATTTGAAAGCCAACAACAAGCATCCCGATTAATGATTCTCTTAGGCTTCCTGTCCGTCATTTCAGTTTTCGTCATTCTGTACGCTCACTTCAAGAGTAGTTTTATCTCTTTTCAAGTTATGTTGAACATTCCAATGGCATTTATTGGTGGCGTGGTAGCTATTTTAATAACCGATGGAACGATCAGCATTGCCAGCTTGGTCGCATTTGTAACTCTTTGCGGAATCGCCTCTAGAAATGGCATAATGATGATCTCTCACTACCTTCACCTTATGAAGCATGAAGGAGAAGGTTTTACCAAGGAAATGGTAATTCGTGGTTCACTTGAAAGACTGGTTCCTGTATTGATGACCGCTCTCACTGCCATTCTTGGCCTACTTCCATTAGTACTTTCGAAAGGCGAACCGGGAAAAGAAATTCTTCATCCCGTCGCTGTCGTTATAGTCGGTGGTTTGATTAGCAGCACATTGCTAGATATGTTTGTCACACCGACCGTTTTTTATCACTTTGGAAAGAAATCAGCTTTTAAATACCTAAAGACAACGGATGAAGTAAGTATATTTGAATCAAAGGAGACTTAA
- a CDS encoding copper-translocating P-type ATPase: MKNGDSHNHHQHHHHQGPILNDMPSIADVTSSKANITYTCPMHPQIRQNKPGNCPICGMSLEPLEPALEEGEDHELSDMNRRFKVSLIFTIPLVLLAMAEMILPFKIHDLSGAISLNYFQLILATPVVLWSGYPLFQRGWISLKTLQLNMFTLIALGTAVAYVYSLVATLLPALFPEVMKNQHTGEVGVYFEAAAAIITLVLLGQVLELRARKQTSGAIKALLGLAPKMALRIRDDKEEFVELSRIVIEDLLKVKPGEKVPVDGVVVQGQSSIDESMITGEPIPVEKEMGSKVTGGTLNGTGTFVMKAEKVGSETLLSQIVKMVSEAQRSRAPIQKVADIASSYFVPAVVVIAIIAYLVWYFVGPEPRMTYALVNAIAVLIIACPCALGLATPISIMVGVGRGAQNGILIKDAEALEIFSKINTLVVDKTGTLTEGKPTLSKVISTANLSENEVLKIAAALERSSEHPLAQAITKGAQERQINLNIEVKEFISTTGKGISGNLEGKKYSVGNIKWASELGFDLSKYNDDVEKLRKDGHTVMVLMSATEVLGFIAVVDQIKVTTSEAVRTLQDNGIEVIMLTGDNKVTAMAVAEKVGIKNVISDVLPDQKRSIVQDLQKQGRIVGMAGDGVNDAPGLAQAHVGIAMGHGTDVAIESAGVTLIKGDLMGIVKARNLSSATMKNIRENLFFAFIYNFAGVPIAAGVLYPSLGILLSPMFASAAMALSSVSVIGNALRLKRTSI; the protein is encoded by the coding sequence ATGAAGAACGGCGACTCTCACAATCATCACCAACACCATCATCACCAAGGGCCGATACTTAATGATATGCCTTCCATTGCAGATGTCACTTCATCGAAGGCTAACATCACTTATACATGCCCAATGCATCCCCAAATCAGGCAGAATAAGCCTGGTAATTGTCCAATCTGCGGGATGAGTCTTGAACCTTTAGAACCTGCACTTGAAGAAGGCGAAGATCATGAACTTTCAGACATGAATCGCCGATTCAAGGTTTCTCTAATCTTTACGATACCTCTGGTTTTACTTGCTATGGCTGAAATGATTCTGCCATTCAAGATACATGATCTATCCGGTGCTATTTCATTAAATTACTTTCAATTAATTTTGGCCACTCCAGTAGTTCTATGGTCTGGATATCCGTTATTTCAGCGAGGCTGGATTTCTCTCAAAACGTTGCAACTCAATATGTTTACTCTCATTGCATTAGGGACAGCGGTTGCCTATGTATACAGTTTAGTTGCGACACTATTGCCAGCGCTATTCCCTGAAGTTATGAAGAATCAGCATACTGGAGAAGTTGGCGTTTATTTCGAGGCAGCTGCTGCTATCATCACGCTGGTACTATTAGGACAGGTTCTTGAACTGAGAGCTAGGAAGCAAACATCAGGAGCGATTAAAGCTCTATTAGGGCTTGCTCCGAAAATGGCTTTGCGAATTCGTGATGATAAAGAAGAATTCGTCGAATTGTCTCGAATCGTAATCGAGGATTTACTCAAGGTTAAGCCTGGAGAAAAAGTTCCAGTCGATGGCGTGGTTGTGCAAGGGCAAAGTTCCATTGATGAATCCATGATTACTGGTGAACCGATTCCTGTGGAAAAAGAAATGGGTTCTAAAGTAACAGGGGGAACACTCAATGGCACTGGTACTTTTGTTATGAAGGCTGAAAAGGTTGGATCAGAAACACTACTTTCGCAAATTGTGAAGATGGTTTCAGAGGCTCAGCGAAGTCGAGCACCGATCCAGAAAGTTGCTGACATAGCTTCGAGCTATTTTGTTCCCGCTGTGGTTGTAATAGCAATCATCGCATATCTTGTTTGGTATTTTGTTGGACCGGAACCAAGAATGACTTATGCCCTGGTCAATGCCATTGCTGTCTTAATTATAGCTTGTCCCTGCGCTCTTGGATTGGCTACGCCAATATCTATCATGGTGGGAGTCGGCCGGGGTGCGCAGAATGGTATTCTTATTAAAGATGCAGAAGCGCTAGAGATTTTCTCGAAGATTAATACTTTAGTTGTGGATAAGACCGGAACACTCACGGAAGGAAAGCCAACGTTATCGAAAGTTATTTCTACCGCGAACCTTTCTGAAAATGAAGTTTTGAAAATCGCAGCTGCTCTCGAGCGCTCCAGTGAGCACCCCCTTGCACAAGCCATTACAAAGGGTGCTCAAGAGAGACAAATCAATCTTAATATCGAAGTTAAAGAGTTCATCTCCACAACCGGCAAGGGAATCTCGGGAAATTTAGAGGGGAAAAAGTATTCAGTCGGTAACATTAAATGGGCTTCAGAATTAGGTTTCGATTTGAGTAAGTACAATGATGATGTTGAGAAGCTTAGAAAAGATGGTCACACAGTCATGGTACTTATGTCGGCAACGGAAGTTTTGGGCTTTATTGCTGTTGTGGATCAAATCAAAGTGACAACTTCAGAAGCAGTTCGAACACTTCAAGATAATGGTATCGAAGTGATTATGCTTACCGGCGACAATAAAGTGACTGCTATGGCTGTAGCCGAAAAAGTTGGAATAAAAAATGTTATTTCTGACGTACTGCCAGATCAAAAAAGAAGTATTGTTCAAGATCTACAGAAACAGGGTCGCATTGTTGGCATGGCTGGAGACGGCGTAAACGATGCTCCAGGATTAGCTCAAGCCCATGTTGGTATAGCAATGGGGCATGGTACTGACGTGGCCATTGAAAGTGCCGGCGTTACTTTAATTAAAGGAGATTTGATGGGCATCGTAAAGGCCCGAAATCTTAGCTCCGCTACGATGAAAAATATTCGCGAGAATTTATTTTTTGCCTTTATTTATAACTTTGCGGGTGTTCCGATTGCAGCCGGAGTTTTGTATCCATCTCTAGGAATTCTATTAAGTCCTATGTTCGCGAGCGCTGCAATGGCATTAAGTTCTGTATCTGTCATTGGAAACGCTCTTAGATTAAAGCGAACTTCGATCTGA
- a CDS encoding recombinase family protein — protein MDALGILPRSNNPEETGIRSGRWNYTAVRDILVNPAYVGLKEVNKKNKGKDPEMLKPWQQYQVVKASWPEIIEKKVFDQVQEILEENAKFERRKLEEAERRVFLLSGILRCGKCGRPLNGQSAHGEKEVHRYYAHSYKRGSSNACSFKRVRADEIEDVVISYLTNVISRAGYMNGIEANLRSIANETPENVADQIAKVKSALAEVEAEIKATFKLQLKASPGTEAAQLAVEHLEVLGKKKKQLNSVLGSLSEQEETVIDTKGILRAIQNRVAEFKKGFPKANAFLKRRLLRKVLKELVLTDQGLETAFNVDLTNPNQVMDDSMSYEHGKLLQFKNKRVMADIENRPPEMPLRATGSDFIPSFDLLLNDGNGCLIGGMRKSDIAHDIIKVFSIWKPSIYEVAAPLYQKGLSITEIANETGLKRTAIWEALKSKRDELHPKAPIPYERWRKGHKRTGAKPPYGFCFLQGEVVHHPNEYPTLLLIHNLWTRGSDIMSILAALSVKRLKSRTGRDWSYGVIKAIIKRIDAGAIVLRSRKLVLSEDFLKGMSSQQNSSTKKKKR, from the coding sequence ATTGATGCTCTGGGAATACTTCCGCGCTCTAATAACCCTGAGGAAACCGGGATAAGATCCGGTCGATGGAATTACACAGCTGTTCGCGATATTCTTGTAAACCCAGCGTATGTTGGTCTGAAGGAAGTAAATAAAAAGAACAAGGGCAAAGATCCTGAGATGTTAAAGCCTTGGCAGCAATATCAAGTGGTAAAAGCTTCTTGGCCTGAAATTATCGAAAAGAAAGTTTTTGATCAAGTTCAAGAGATTCTAGAGGAGAATGCAAAGTTTGAACGTAGAAAGTTGGAAGAGGCCGAAAGACGTGTCTTCCTGTTATCTGGAATTCTCCGCTGTGGAAAGTGCGGACGGCCTCTTAATGGACAGTCGGCACATGGAGAAAAGGAAGTTCATAGATATTATGCTCATTCTTATAAAAGAGGGAGTTCAAATGCGTGTTCATTTAAAAGAGTAAGGGCTGATGAAATCGAGGATGTTGTGATTAGCTATCTTACAAATGTCATTTCCCGAGCTGGATATATGAACGGTATAGAAGCGAACCTAAGATCAATCGCGAATGAAACTCCCGAAAATGTTGCGGATCAGATTGCAAAGGTCAAAAGTGCACTCGCTGAGGTGGAGGCTGAAATCAAGGCGACATTTAAATTACAACTTAAAGCTTCCCCAGGTACCGAGGCGGCTCAGTTGGCGGTTGAACATCTAGAAGTTCTCGGTAAGAAAAAGAAACAGTTGAACTCTGTATTAGGTAGCCTCAGTGAGCAAGAAGAGACCGTGATTGATACTAAAGGAATATTAAGAGCGATCCAAAACCGCGTTGCCGAGTTCAAAAAGGGCTTTCCTAAAGCAAACGCGTTTCTGAAGAGACGTCTACTACGAAAAGTTCTCAAAGAACTTGTTCTAACAGATCAAGGCCTCGAAACGGCCTTTAATGTCGATCTCACTAATCCGAATCAGGTTATGGATGATTCAATGTCTTACGAACATGGAAAGCTTCTTCAATTTAAAAATAAAAGAGTAATGGCTGATATCGAAAACAGACCACCAGAAATGCCCCTTCGGGCTACTGGGTCTGATTTTATTCCGTCGTTTGATTTATTGCTTAATGATGGAAATGGATGCCTGATCGGTGGAATGCGCAAATCCGACATCGCCCATGATATTATTAAGGTTTTTTCAATCTGGAAGCCATCAATTTATGAAGTAGCGGCCCCTTTATATCAAAAAGGCCTCTCCATTACCGAGATCGCAAATGAGACCGGACTTAAGAGAACTGCCATCTGGGAAGCTCTCAAGAGCAAGCGCGACGAACTGCATCCAAAAGCCCCAATTCCTTACGAGCGTTGGCGCAAAGGTCATAAGCGAACAGGGGCGAAGCCTCCCTATGGCTTTTGCTTTCTTCAAGGCGAGGTGGTCCATCACCCCAATGAGTACCCAACACTTCTTTTGATCCATAACCTATGGACTAGAGGCAGCGACATCATGTCCATTCTGGCGGCGTTAAGTGTCAAGCGGCTTAAGTCTCGAACGGGTAGGGACTGGAGTTATGGCGTCATTAAAGCCATCATAAAACGCATCGACGCTGGTGCAATTGTCCTTCGCTCGAGAAAGCTAGTTCTTTCAGAGGACTTTCTAAAGGGAATGTCTTCACAACAAAATTCATCAACTAAAAAGAAAAAGAGGTAA
- the arsH gene encoding arsenical resistance protein ArsH yields the protein MSKQNNFPEYLSEETFNLKPTAEHLLSSRHPDKILILHGSLRAKSLSRLLAEEAGGILTLMGAEVRFYDPKDLPVFDQESHEHPKVVELRELSQWSEGQVWVSPEMHGNISGVMKNQIDWIPLSIGAVRPTQGRTLAVMEVSGGSQSFNAVNTLRILGRWMRMLTIPNQSSVAQADNEFNENGTMKPSSYRDRVVDVLEELMRFTYLTRDVRDFLVDRYSERREQKIKVNLDKI from the coding sequence ATGAGTAAACAGAACAATTTCCCTGAATATCTCAGCGAAGAGACCTTCAACCTGAAGCCCACCGCTGAGCATTTGTTATCATCAAGGCATCCAGACAAAATTCTCATTTTACACGGATCGCTACGAGCAAAATCATTATCTCGTCTTCTGGCAGAAGAGGCAGGAGGAATTCTAACATTGATGGGCGCAGAGGTTCGCTTCTATGACCCGAAAGATCTTCCCGTCTTTGATCAGGAATCACATGAACATCCAAAAGTGGTAGAGCTTAGAGAGCTCAGTCAGTGGTCTGAAGGACAAGTGTGGGTATCGCCAGAAATGCACGGAAATATCTCTGGCGTTATGAAAAATCAAATCGACTGGATTCCGCTCAGCATTGGCGCTGTCAGACCAACGCAGGGACGTACCTTGGCAGTGATGGAAGTTTCTGGCGGCTCACAATCATTTAATGCGGTAAATACTCTTAGAATTCTTGGGCGATGGATGAGAATGCTCACGATTCCCAATCAGTCCTCCGTTGCCCAAGCTGACAATGAGTTTAATGAGAATGGGACAATGAAGCCATCCTCGTATAGAGATCGCGTTGTTGATGTTCTGGAAGAACTAATGCGATTTACTTATCTTACGCGAGACGTTCGGGACTTTTTAGTAGATCGCTATAGCGAAAGACGAGAACAAAAAATTAAAGTGAATCTAGATAAAATCTAG
- a CDS encoding cation-translocating P-type ATPase: MSLKSEKEIELQLIGMSCVNCAAKIEKTLNSFEQVNASVNFATSKAVVSFPSDQWSAHLLVEKIQELGFQAFEIDEDAQTGDIKIIVQKEKEREQRLFFAALILTSPFILEMFYMLGGNGHQELIPRWVQLILATPVQFWIGWRFYRGSYYALRSKSSNMDVLIALGTTMAYVLSVLVTVMNWHHQHVYFEASTMVITLVLAGKYLESKAKKKTSDALEGLVRLQPKTAIVERSGKFEEIEVKDVIVGDTVIVKNAEAIPIDGVVVGGSSSVDESMLTGESIPVAKHVGDKVFAATLNHSGSLRVKATGVGTRTQLAQIIKIVSIAQGSKAPIQRLADKISAIFVPTVVTVSLFTFFLTWMISGDLASAFIAAVSVLVIACPCALGLATPTAVVVGVGKAAHAGVLFRDAKALEVAEKIDVLVLDKTGTITEGKPTVSDVKIGNMVTLENALQIAMSLEEGSSHPLARAIVDEGNKNHIYPVPVDFFESVVGQGVQGKIGTEVYKLGKPEWIADSVHLDKSILHSMEASGQTVVVLASSQEVIAYFAIADKVRESSKVAIQQILSQGIRVVMLTGDNEGTAKAIAKEVGIAEFKHSVKPSDKANFVVALKRKKLTVAMVGDGVNDAPALAMADVSFSMSSGTDIAIEAADVTLMKNDLTSVFAAISLSKFTLRKIRQNLFFAFVYNVFGIPLAALGMLNPIIAGGAMALSSVSVLTNSLMLKRVRLTANAE; encoded by the coding sequence ATGTCGTTAAAATCCGAGAAAGAAATAGAGCTTCAACTTATTGGGATGTCCTGCGTTAACTGCGCCGCAAAGATTGAAAAAACGTTAAATAGTTTTGAACAAGTTAATGCATCAGTGAATTTTGCGACTTCCAAGGCCGTGGTTTCATTTCCTTCAGATCAGTGGAGCGCTCATTTACTTGTTGAGAAGATTCAAGAGCTGGGATTTCAGGCTTTTGAAATCGATGAAGACGCACAGACCGGGGATATCAAAATTATAGTACAGAAAGAAAAGGAACGCGAACAAAGACTTTTCTTTGCAGCGCTAATTCTTACGAGCCCTTTTATTCTCGAGATGTTCTATATGTTAGGTGGGAATGGTCATCAGGAGCTAATACCAAGATGGGTACAACTGATTTTGGCGACTCCCGTGCAATTTTGGATCGGGTGGCGATTTTATCGTGGATCCTACTATGCTCTTCGTTCCAAAAGTTCAAACATGGATGTCTTAATTGCTTTGGGTACAACCATGGCTTATGTCCTTAGTGTTCTGGTAACGGTAATGAACTGGCATCACCAGCATGTATATTTCGAAGCAAGTACCATGGTTATTACACTTGTTCTTGCTGGAAAATACCTGGAGTCAAAGGCAAAGAAAAAAACATCAGATGCCCTTGAGGGCCTTGTTCGTCTTCAGCCAAAAACCGCTATCGTCGAAAGAAGCGGTAAGTTTGAAGAGATTGAAGTTAAGGATGTTATTGTTGGGGATACTGTCATTGTTAAAAACGCCGAAGCAATTCCTATTGACGGTGTTGTTGTTGGTGGAAGTTCATCAGTTGATGAGTCTATGCTAACAGGCGAAAGTATTCCCGTTGCTAAACATGTCGGTGACAAAGTTTTTGCAGCGACGCTCAATCACAGCGGTTCTTTGCGAGTGAAGGCCACTGGTGTTGGCACGCGAACCCAGCTAGCCCAAATTATTAAAATTGTATCGATTGCGCAGGGTTCTAAAGCGCCTATTCAGCGGCTCGCTGATAAAATATCAGCCATCTTCGTTCCAACAGTAGTGACTGTCAGTTTATTTACTTTCTTTTTAACGTGGATGATTTCTGGTGATCTGGCGTCGGCATTCATAGCAGCCGTATCAGTCCTCGTAATCGCCTGTCCGTGTGCATTGGGTTTAGCTACTCCAACTGCAGTCGTTGTGGGAGTGGGAAAGGCAGCCCATGCTGGGGTACTATTTCGTGACGCTAAAGCACTTGAGGTAGCTGAAAAGATAGATGTCTTGGTCCTTGATAAAACCGGAACTATTACAGAAGGCAAGCCGACAGTAAGCGACGTCAAGATAGGTAATATGGTGACATTGGAGAATGCATTGCAGATCGCGATGAGTCTTGAGGAAGGTTCCTCTCACCCATTAGCTCGAGCTATTGTAGACGAAGGAAATAAGAATCATATTTATCCTGTGCCAGTTGATTTTTTTGAATCTGTAGTTGGACAAGGAGTGCAGGGTAAGATTGGGACTGAGGTTTACAAGCTTGGAAAACCGGAATGGATTGCCGATAGTGTCCATCTTGACAAAAGTATTTTGCATTCAATGGAAGCAAGCGGACAAACGGTTGTGGTCCTGGCATCATCTCAAGAAGTTATCGCCTACTTTGCTATTGCAGATAAGGTTCGTGAAAGCTCAAAAGTTGCTATTCAGCAAATTCTTTCACAAGGCATTCGTGTTGTAATGCTGACGGGCGATAATGAAGGTACGGCAAAAGCAATTGCGAAGGAAGTCGGTATAGCTGAGTTTAAACATAGCGTGAAGCCATCGGATAAAGCTAACTTCGTAGTCGCATTGAAAAGGAAGAAGCTGACTGTGGCCATGGTCGGGGATGGAGTGAACGATGCGCCCGCTCTTGCAATGGCAGACGTCAGTTTCTCTATGTCGTCGGGGACAGACATAGCAATCGAAGCGGCAGATGTGACTTTGATGAAGAACGATTTAACATCAGTGTTTGCCGCAATCTCATTGTCAAAATTTACCTTAAGAAAGATTAGGCAAAATCTTTTCTTTGCTTTTGTTTACAATGTTTTTGGAATTCCTTTAGCTGCACTGGGAATGTTGAACCCCATTATTGCCGGAGGAGCTATGGCATTGAGTTCCGTATCTGTTTTAACAAATTCTTTAATGTTAAAGCGCGTTCGATTAACGGCGAATGCAGAGTAG